In Lytechinus variegatus isolate NC3 chromosome 18, Lvar_3.0, whole genome shotgun sequence, a single genomic region encodes these proteins:
- the LOC121431789 gene encoding UPF0602 protein C4orf47 homolog: MSGSGSGKTDMERIGLFQEMGYVSIGDRYVPPGSKPFNEAAGKNKQMLPGGSKVRSALQAGYFDEKFSRVFESEAYSDAVKRRRQDRLKEGKKNIGKAFLPSSGEKQMSGLGNHYGTLSGPVPAFSPVKKGGKGHKSAGRNVITNPGKKGTGYGYPGLTLGKGITYSSNTYDKGKELRRKTLEQHKAAMKGGAFRLNMHPKALFDGNPYAHDRPLPPVKPKLATKKITTPFKPSHPAKIIGGAKAGTFDPYPSHSNDPYRPKLKKGPPPTNSSGKIFTPSPGPKSAPTTSVINQNVIRTINSTNFRSIGTTLA, encoded by the exons ATGTCAGGGTCAGGATCAGGCAAGACGGACATGGAGAGGATTGGCCTCTTTCAGGAGATGGGCTATGTCTCCATTGGAGATAGATATGTTCCACCAGGTTCaa AACCCTTCAATGAAGCTGCGGGTAAGAACAAGCAGATGTTGCCTGGCGGTAGCAAGGTTAGGTCTGCTCTCCAGGCAGGCTATTTTGATGAGAAGTTCTCCAGGGTGTTTGAATCAGAAGCCTACAGTGACGCCGTCAAGAGGAGAAGACAAGATAGACTGAAGGAGGGTAAAAAGAACATCGGCAAAGCCTTCCTTCCCAGCAGTGGAGAGAAACAAAT GAGTGGTCTTGGCAATCACTACGGAACTCTTTCAGGACCTGTCCCAGCTTTCAGTCCTGTCAAGAAAGGAGGTAAAGGTCACAAAAGCGCTGGAAGGAATGTAATCACAAACCCTGGCAAGAAGGGTACAGGATACGG GTACCCTGGGTTAACACTTGGAAAGGGCATAACATATTCGTCAAATACATATGACAAAGGAAAAGAATTAAGAAGG AAAACTCTTGAGCAGCACAAAGCAGCCATGAAGGGTGGAGCGTTCCGTCTCAACATGCATCCCAAGGCGCTGTTTGATGGTAACCCCTATGCTCATGACAGACCGCTGCCTCCCGTGAAGCCAAAACTCGCAACGAAAAAGATCACCACTCCGTTCAAACCAAGTCACCCGGCCAAGATCATCGGTGGCGCGAAGGCCGGCACCTTTGACCCTTACCCCTCGCATTCCAATGACCCCTACCGCCCTAAGCTGAAGAAGGGACCGCCCCCTACAAACAGCAGCGGCAAGATCTTCACTCCATCTCCCGGACCCAAGTCTGCGCCAACTACTTCTGTCATCAATCAAAATGTTATCAG